The following proteins are encoded in a genomic region of Doryrhamphus excisus isolate RoL2022-K1 chromosome 6, RoL_Dexc_1.0, whole genome shotgun sequence:
- the snapc5 gene encoding snRNA-activating protein complex subunit 5: MHSRLQELKKEEETLLKIKVMLQDQLNRLKFEEGALKSIIKAQTEEGASECPSPEIETNVNLDDEIKINSTKLLLNTATDYDMKEEEEEEEEEEEEDEEDDDNEDGDEFGFAPDGDEEDDDDY, from the exons ATGCACAGCCGCCTGCAGGAATTGAAGAAGGAAGAGGAGACTCTCCTTAAAATCAAAGTCATGCTACAAGACCAGCTAAACAGGTTAAAG TTTGAAGAAGGGGCCTTGAAATCAATCATTAAAGCTCAAACAGAGGAAGGAGCATCAGAATGCCCATCCCCGGAAATTGAG ACCAACGTCAACCTTGACGATGAAATCAAGATAAACAGCACCAAGCTGCTTCTGAACACTGCTACAGATTATGacatgaaagaagaagaagaagaggaggaggaggaggaggaggaagacgaggaggacgaCGACAATGAAGATGGTGACGAGTTCGGTTTTGCACCTGACGGggatgaagaagatgatgacGATTACTGA